In Verrucomicrobiia bacterium, a single window of DNA contains:
- a CDS encoding DUF4350 domain-containing protein, with product MNRRLPHFILLLCVALFALSLLHLFKLRYAVGDVYPQYSSLRSDPLGTMGLYESLESLQGLSVRRDFNAQNQLPDEHHATYLHLAASRWDWTSLPAEVAVQIDEFLARGGRLVITFFPEGGQVSRPFSKGPPPTSRKGRSMRADTLKERWGIEFGTVPLELGKVGAYKPARVLNQSGLPLAPALDWHSAMVFTNLDDEWQTVYARGSNAVVIQRQFGPGSVVLASDTYFLSNEALQKQAQPELLAWLIGPAKLIVFDEAHLGITDTPGVAALMTKYHLQALGAGLLLLAGLFIWKSSISFVPLYPAPPQQAQVLGKNAVAGFINLLRRNIPRREVLRVCFEEWIKSLLQGRAQSIARVDQAQAILETENARAQKEKDPVRAYREICGVLKGAKRKQ from the coding sequence ATGAACCGGCGCCTGCCCCATTTCATCCTGCTGCTGTGCGTGGCGCTTTTCGCGTTGAGCTTGCTGCACCTGTTCAAACTCCGCTATGCCGTAGGCGATGTTTACCCGCAGTACTCTTCGCTGCGCTCCGACCCGCTCGGAACGATGGGCCTCTACGAGAGCCTGGAATCGTTGCAGGGGCTGTCGGTTCGCCGTGATTTTAACGCGCAAAACCAACTCCCGGACGAGCATCATGCGACTTACCTGCACCTGGCGGCCTCGCGATGGGATTGGACTTCGCTGCCGGCGGAGGTGGCCGTCCAAATTGATGAGTTCCTCGCTCGGGGAGGGCGTCTGGTAATTACCTTCTTTCCAGAAGGCGGCCAGGTATCGCGGCCATTCTCGAAAGGACCTCCGCCGACTTCCAGGAAAGGGCGCTCGATGCGGGCAGATACACTGAAAGAAAGATGGGGAATCGAGTTCGGCACCGTCCCGTTGGAATTGGGCAAGGTAGGCGCCTACAAACCGGCGCGGGTGCTCAATCAATCAGGGCTTCCTTTAGCGCCGGCGCTCGATTGGCACAGCGCGATGGTGTTTACCAACCTGGACGACGAGTGGCAAACGGTCTATGCCCGCGGCTCGAATGCTGTCGTTATCCAGCGCCAGTTCGGCCCAGGCTCGGTGGTGCTGGCCAGCGATACCTATTTCCTCAGCAATGAAGCGCTGCAAAAACAGGCCCAACCGGAGTTGCTGGCCTGGCTGATTGGGCCGGCCAAACTCATTGTTTTTGATGAGGCCCATCTGGGAATCACTGATACTCCGGGTGTGGCCGCGCTCATGACCAAATACCACCTTCAAGCCCTGGGGGCGGGATTGCTGCTGTTGGCCGGCTTGTTCATTTGGAAAAGCTCGATAAGCTTCGTGCCCCTCTACCCTGCCCCACCACAGCAGGCCCAGGTCCTGGGAAAGAATGCCGTCGCCGGTTTCATCAACCTTTTGCGGCGCAACATCCCGCGACGGGAGGTGCTCCGGGTGTGCTTTGAGGAATGGATCAAATCACTGTTGCAGGGGCGCGCGCAGTCCATTGCGCGGGTCGATCAGGCGCAGGCCATCCTGGAAACCGAGAACGCAAGGGCCCAGAAGGAAAAAGACCCTGTCCGCGCGTATCGTGAGATATGCGGTGTCCTGAAAGGGGCCAAACGGAAGCAATGA
- a CDS encoding glycosyl hydrolase-related protein, protein MRAPYKLFPALASVVLLSAMPLFATEERIWNLGEPDRSDHEFNTAMNIRAHPSVVVQIGTGNEAGQWPHFQPASGNGAFGQHLYRYSLDFNLPAPALRGIFYLDLNLLFRQPRTPALELEVNGQRGRYYFEPEPMFALGAISDEFNPIRSVAGRKIALPASCFRAGKNRITFAGVDDPPVVVTNQNVGGDGDSGFYYDSLALTHDPNATWDAKVQVRLTPSVFYRKTAKSVEEECPLTISFPSEWPGGEARVTIGRFTTQFKVPKPAEFGEARYTMLVPGQEPACTAQIVLSDNLPDHNSAANEHTFAVNFVPARKWKLYYAPHEHMDVGYTDYRAKVAELHARNADQLLNVLEQHPDYRFNFDGGWVMDQWLDWRSPRDIARIEPHVRAGQIAVNGFYDCPATAYPSLEGNIRNLYYGRELQKRFGIPFDFALISDVPSVSWSIPSILASAGIRYFADGGNQDRGPLLASGHWNVRSPFWWEGPDGQRVLAWFSAHYHQLKALCGLPPTIESGRGGVARFLRAYELADYKPDAVLVYGTQVENLPTDYDDAAFVERWNAHFAYPRLITCRFSEFFQYIEKHYGESLPVVRGTGGAYWADNFGILAAATARDRANQTRALSAETLATLTTTTDPNLRFARELDHDIWRNLLLYGEHNFGTGNTATQPARDEVIGVVNEKQNYTLRAAEEIDKWMRHSMSQLADQIQTEGQDLIVFNPLSWQRSGLVGFQLNDGATLTDVATGHPVGYEMLDGTNGYQAIRFWARDVPPAGYKVYHLGHGPTLQSSPAEQTASNVVENRFYRITLDAEHAAIKSIYDKQLERELVDSASPYLANEYLFVSGGEQSRLLHPFHWLPEPQLVIHPAERGVLIGIEKTPWGPKIRMTASATHTPRISTDILLPDDVKEIEISDHIQVDLLYSKQACYFAFPWAMPKPTFRYDIADGFVNPAKDLLEGGCSDWFAIQSVVNVEDGSASVDLAAVDAPLVCLGDINRGRWAPQFTNHTPVVFSYALNNYWSPKWAGKNSAELSYRYVITSGPPFDPAQAERFGIETRCPLEVAELKKSDKLPGLRGTLPPGKASFASLSPAGLAMTAFKCAEDGQGLVVRILEIAGLEADGILKLPRMTIVSAREANAVETPGKKLEIGQNSVRFHIHPHQILTMKLMVKVKGQI, encoded by the coding sequence GTGCGCGCGCCATATAAATTATTCCCTGCGCTTGCCTCGGTCGTGTTGCTCTCGGCGATGCCTTTGTTCGCAACCGAAGAGCGGATTTGGAATTTGGGCGAGCCGGATCGCTCTGACCATGAATTCAACACGGCCATGAACATTCGCGCCCACCCTTCAGTCGTGGTGCAAATCGGAACCGGGAACGAAGCCGGGCAATGGCCGCATTTCCAACCCGCTTCGGGCAACGGCGCCTTTGGGCAACATCTCTATCGCTATTCGTTGGATTTCAATCTTCCAGCCCCCGCCCTGCGCGGGATTTTTTATTTGGACTTGAATCTGTTGTTTCGCCAACCGCGCACGCCGGCCTTGGAATTGGAAGTCAACGGCCAGCGCGGCCGCTATTACTTCGAGCCAGAGCCGATGTTCGCCCTTGGCGCCATCAGCGACGAATTCAATCCCATCCGTTCGGTGGCAGGGCGCAAGATTGCCCTGCCCGCGTCCTGTTTTCGCGCGGGGAAAAATCGCATCACATTTGCGGGCGTGGATGACCCGCCGGTAGTCGTCACCAACCAAAATGTGGGCGGCGATGGCGATTCCGGCTTCTATTACGATTCTCTCGCGCTCACACACGACCCGAATGCCACATGGGATGCAAAGGTGCAGGTCCGCCTGACGCCGTCCGTTTTCTATCGCAAGACCGCGAAAAGTGTCGAGGAAGAATGCCCGTTGACCATCAGCTTTCCAAGCGAGTGGCCCGGCGGTGAGGCGCGCGTGACCATTGGCAGGTTCACCACGCAATTCAAAGTCCCAAAGCCCGCTGAATTTGGCGAAGCACGCTACACGATGCTAGTTCCCGGCCAAGAGCCGGCATGCACCGCCCAAATTGTGTTGTCGGACAATTTGCCAGACCATAATTCAGCCGCCAATGAACACACTTTCGCTGTGAATTTCGTCCCGGCGCGAAAGTGGAAACTTTACTACGCGCCGCACGAGCACATGGACGTCGGCTACACGGATTATCGCGCCAAGGTAGCCGAGTTGCATGCGCGCAACGCAGATCAGTTACTGAACGTTTTGGAGCAGCATCCGGATTATCGTTTCAACTTCGATGGCGGCTGGGTGATGGACCAATGGCTGGACTGGCGTTCACCTCGCGATATCGCCCGAATCGAGCCCCACGTCCGCGCGGGGCAAATTGCGGTGAATGGCTTTTACGATTGTCCCGCCACCGCGTATCCCTCGCTCGAAGGAAACATTCGCAATCTCTACTACGGCAGGGAGCTGCAAAAACGCTTTGGCATTCCATTTGATTTCGCGCTCATTTCGGATGTTCCTTCGGTTTCCTGGTCGATCCCTTCGATTCTGGCGTCGGCTGGCATCCGGTACTTTGCCGATGGTGGCAACCAGGACCGCGGCCCGTTGCTCGCGAGTGGACATTGGAATGTGCGCTCGCCTTTTTGGTGGGAAGGGCCGGATGGGCAGCGCGTGCTCGCTTGGTTCTCCGCCCATTACCATCAACTCAAAGCCCTTTGCGGCCTGCCGCCCACCATTGAATCGGGCAGGGGCGGTGTAGCGCGGTTCCTTCGCGCCTACGAACTGGCCGATTACAAGCCCGACGCCGTGCTGGTTTATGGCACCCAGGTCGAAAACCTGCCCACGGACTATGATGACGCGGCTTTCGTGGAACGCTGGAACGCACACTTTGCCTATCCCAGGCTTATCACCTGCCGCTTTTCGGAGTTCTTTCAATACATTGAAAAACATTACGGCGAGAGCCTCCCGGTGGTGCGCGGCACCGGGGGCGCTTACTGGGCCGATAACTTTGGCATTCTCGCCGCAGCCACCGCGCGCGACCGCGCCAACCAAACGCGCGCCCTCAGCGCGGAAACGCTGGCCACCCTCACCACCACCACGGACCCCAACCTGCGTTTTGCGCGCGAATTGGATCACGACATCTGGCGGAATTTGCTCCTCTATGGCGAACATAACTTCGGCACGGGCAACACCGCGACTCAACCGGCTCGCGACGAGGTGATCGGCGTGGTCAATGAGAAACAGAATTACACCCTCCGGGCAGCAGAGGAGATCGACAAGTGGATGCGTCACAGCATGAGCCAACTCGCCGACCAGATACAAACCGAAGGCCAAGACCTGATTGTGTTCAATCCCCTGAGTTGGCAGCGAAGCGGGCTGGTCGGTTTCCAATTGAATGACGGGGCAACCCTGACCGACGTGGCCACCGGACATCCGGTGGGCTACGAGATGCTCGATGGGACCAATGGCTACCAGGCCATCCGCTTTTGGGCGCGGGACGTTCCACCAGCCGGTTACAAGGTCTATCATCTCGGGCACGGCCCCACCCTCCAGTCCAGTCCCGCCGAGCAAACGGCCAGTAACGTCGTGGAGAATCGCTTTTACAGGATCACCCTGGATGCCGAGCACGCCGCCATCAAGAGCATTTATGACAAGCAACTGGAACGAGAGCTCGTAGATTCCGCCAGTCCGTACTTGGCCAATGAATATCTTTTCGTCAGCGGCGGAGAACAGTCGCGGTTGCTGCACCCCTTTCACTGGCTGCCCGAGCCTCAACTGGTCATTCACCCGGCGGAGCGTGGGGTTCTGATTGGTATTGAAAAAACCCCATGGGGCCCGAAAATTCGCATGACCGCTTCGGCCACGCACACGCCCCGGATCTCAACGGATATTTTGCTGCCCGACGACGTGAAGGAGATTGAAATAAGCGATCACATTCAGGTGGACTTGCTCTATTCCAAGCAGGCTTGTTATTTCGCCTTTCCTTGGGCAATGCCGAAGCCGACGTTCCGCTACGATATTGCCGACGGTTTCGTGAATCCCGCCAAGGACTTGCTCGAAGGCGGCTGTAGTGATTGGTTTGCGATCCAAAGTGTGGTGAATGTCGAGGATGGCAGTGCTTCGGTGGACCTTGCGGCGGTGGACGCGCCGCTGGTGTGCCTGGGCGACATCAATCGTGGCCGCTGGGCCCCGCAGTTCACCAACCACACTCCCGTCGTCTTTTCTTACGCGCTGAACAACTACTGGTCGCCCAAGTGGGCCGGCAAGAATTCCGCGGAACTGTCGTATCGTTACGTGATCACCAGCGGGCCGCCCTTTGACCCGGCCCAGGCCGAACGGTTTGGCATCGAGACGCGTTGCCCCTTGGAAGTGGCCGAGCTTAAAAAGAGTGACAAATTGCCCGGTCTTCGCGGAACCCTGCCGCCCGGGAAAGCCAGTTTCGCTTCCCTTTCGCCGGCGGGCCTTGCAATGACGGCGTTTAAATGCGCCGAGGATGGCCAAGGACTGGTCGTGCGCATCCTTGAAATAGCCGGATTGGAAGCTGACGGAATCTTGAAACTTCCCCGGATGACCATTGTTTCAGCCAGAGAAGCCAATGCCGTCGAGACGCCGGGAAAGAAATTGGAAATCGGCCAAAACAGCGTCCGGTTCCACATTCATCCGCACCAGATTTTAACAATGAAATTGATGGTTAAAGTTAAAGGACAGATTTGA
- a CDS encoding right-handed parallel beta-helix repeat-containing protein, with product MNQSIYSILLIGLVASGVSATQLHVAQNGNDASPGTKKAPLRTIQRAAQLTQPGDVVTIHAGVYRERVNPPRGGISDAKRIVFQAAPGEHVEIKGSEVIKQWVKVQEEVWKVTLPNSFFGDFNPYSDVIHGDWFDPKSREHHTGAVYLNGDWLTEAASLQDLFKPPGNQPLWFGRVDHENTTLWAQFKGVSNPNEALVEINVRRAVFYPDQPGLNFITVRGLTLSQAATPWAPPTAEQIGLIGTHWSKGWIIEHNIISYSVCCGISLGKYGDQWDNTSANTAQGYVKTIERALQNGWNKETIGHHLIRNNDISHCEQAGIVGSLGAAFSTITGNNIHEIHVRSLFSGAEMAGIKFHAAIDALIRGNHISHTCRGLWLDWMAQGTRVSGNLFQDNAAEDLFVEVDHGPFVVDNNLFLSATSLSDMSEGGAYAHNLFAGRIMNRPEPNRSTPFLVAHSTAISGLVNVRGGDDRFYNNIFIGRGPSEPNFGLRTYTQGEFQLHTGGNVFYNGAQGYNNESNCLSLAQFNPIAKILQDNGRVLLQLKWGPEPKQARTSLVTSALLGKATVPGLPYDNPDRSPLEIGTDYFGSKRNRTHPIPGPFENSSPGERILRIW from the coding sequence ATGAATCAAAGTATTTACTCCATCCTGCTGATCGGGCTCGTTGCGTCTGGCGTCTCTGCTACCCAGTTGCATGTTGCGCAGAACGGTAATGACGCCAGTCCCGGCACTAAAAAAGCGCCGCTCCGCACCATCCAGCGTGCCGCGCAGTTGACCCAACCGGGGGACGTGGTCACCATACACGCGGGAGTTTATCGCGAGCGTGTCAATCCGCCGCGCGGCGGCATCTCAGATGCCAAGCGAATCGTTTTTCAGGCAGCCCCGGGCGAGCACGTTGAGATTAAAGGCTCGGAAGTTATCAAACAATGGGTCAAGGTTCAGGAAGAGGTCTGGAAAGTCACGCTGCCAAACTCCTTCTTTGGCGATTTTAACCCTTATAGCGACGTCATTCATGGGGATTGGTTCGACCCAAAAAGCCGCGAGCATCACACGGGTGCAGTTTATCTCAATGGCGATTGGTTGACCGAGGCCGCCAGCCTCCAGGACCTCTTCAAGCCCCCCGGCAATCAACCGCTCTGGTTCGGACGCGTGGACCACGAGAACACCACCCTGTGGGCCCAGTTCAAGGGAGTTAGTAATCCCAACGAAGCGCTCGTCGAAATCAACGTGCGACGCGCCGTCTTCTACCCGGACCAGCCCGGTCTCAACTTTATCACAGTGCGCGGTCTGACACTGAGCCAGGCTGCCACACCTTGGGCGCCCCCGACAGCCGAGCAGATCGGATTGATTGGCACGCATTGGAGCAAAGGTTGGATTATCGAACACAATATAATCAGCTATTCGGTCTGCTGCGGCATCTCGCTCGGAAAATACGGCGATCAATGGGACAACACATCGGCCAACACGGCGCAGGGCTACGTGAAAACCATCGAACGCGCCCTTCAAAACGGCTGGAACAAAGAAACCATCGGCCATCATTTAATTCGCAACAACGATATCTCGCACTGCGAACAAGCGGGCATCGTCGGAAGCCTGGGCGCTGCATTCAGCACCATTACGGGCAACAACATTCATGAGATTCACGTCCGCAGCCTCTTCTCCGGCGCCGAGATGGCCGGTATTAAATTTCACGCAGCGATAGATGCCCTTATCCGCGGCAATCACATCTCCCACACCTGCCGGGGTCTGTGGCTGGATTGGATGGCCCAAGGCACGCGCGTCTCGGGCAACCTCTTTCAGGACAACGCCGCCGAAGACCTGTTCGTCGAGGTGGATCACGGGCCTTTTGTCGTGGATAACAACCTGTTCCTGTCCGCTACCAGCCTCTCGGACATGTCGGAGGGCGGGGCGTACGCGCATAATCTATTTGCCGGCAGAATCATGAACCGGCCTGAGCCTAACCGTTCCACACCGTTCCTCGTCGCACACTCGACGGCCATCTCGGGCCTGGTCAACGTCCGGGGTGGGGACGACCGTTTTTACAATAATATCTTCATTGGCCGGGGCCCGTCTGAGCCGAATTTCGGCCTCAGGACCTATACCCAGGGCGAGTTCCAGCTCCACACCGGTGGGAATGTCTTCTACAACGGCGCGCAAGGTTACAACAACGAATCGAACTGCCTTTCACTGGCCCAATTCAATCCTATCGCAAAAATTCTGCAAGACAACGGGCGGGTCCTGCTTCAGCTCAAATGGGGTCCTGAACCAAAGCAAGCAAGGACATCTTTGGTGACATCTGCGCTGCTCGGCAAGGCAACGGTTCCCGGACTGCCCTACGACAATCCCGATCGTTCACCGCTGGAAATTGGCACGGATTATTTTGGCAGCAAACGGAACAGAACCCATCCCATCCCCGGCCCGTTCGAAAACAGCAGCCCTGGTGAACGGATCTTAAGAATCTGGTGA
- a CDS encoding ankyrin repeat domain-containing protein, with the protein MILRADDPLAREVVSAVKGGDLDALHRMVGARAGLALARITDERGSKALLHVVTDWPGFFPNGPAIVKLLIAAGADPNVRTGGAKNEPGETPLQYAASNDDVEVAEALVLGGADIEARGGSIAGGTALENAIGYGCWRVARLLLQHGAKVEKLWHAAALGMTSVVEKFLREPSPPSSEEVNHAFWHACRGGYRRTAEYLFGRGVDLNWMPDYAKEKPLAIASSAGMDTGREALVNWLREKGAQASARPA; encoded by the coding sequence ATGATCCTGCGAGCAGATGACCCATTGGCACGCGAAGTGGTTAGTGCGGTTAAGGGCGGCGACCTGGATGCCCTCCATAGAATGGTTGGTGCCCGTGCCGGACTTGCACTAGCACGAATCACGGATGAACGTGGATCGAAAGCGCTCTTGCACGTAGTCACCGATTGGCCTGGGTTCTTCCCTAACGGTCCGGCGATCGTGAAGCTGCTCATCGCAGCCGGCGCAGATCCCAATGTCCGAACCGGAGGAGCCAAAAACGAACCGGGAGAAACCCCGCTTCAATATGCGGCCAGCAACGACGATGTCGAGGTCGCCGAAGCACTGGTCCTTGGAGGCGCGGACATTGAGGCCAGGGGCGGCTCCATTGCCGGCGGCACAGCCTTGGAAAACGCGATTGGCTACGGGTGCTGGCGGGTGGCGCGGCTGCTGCTCCAGCATGGTGCCAAGGTCGAGAAGCTATGGCACGCAGCAGCGTTGGGAATGACTTCCGTAGTGGAGAAGTTTCTCCGGGAGCCCTCACCGCCATCGAGCGAAGAGGTCAACCATGCTTTCTGGCACGCCTGTCGTGGTGGCTATCGCCGCACGGCTGAATATCTCTTTGGGCGGGGTGTGGACCTGAATTGGATGCCCGACTATGCCAAGGAGAAGCCGCTGGCGATCGCCAGCAGCGCAGGCATGGATACTGGGAGGGAGGCTCTGGTGAATTGGCTTCGGGAAAAGGGCGCGCAAGCTTCAGCCAGACCGGCGTGA
- a CDS encoding MoxR family ATPase: MNLERLKEVLGQARHETGKVIIGQHQVIDRALIAILTGNHALIEGVPGVAKTLLVRTLAHVLGCDFARIQFTPDLMPSDITGTNVFNLQRNEFLLIKGPIFTSFLLADEINRAPAKTQSALLQAMQERLVTIDRMTHALPSSFTVFATQNPIEYEGTYPLPEAQKDRFMLKITMTAPERAEELTLAQRTMTRETPETVLTNGAVQAVIQSEELPVLREQLGAIVVREDLMGYLVDIVRATRQHESVLVGAGPRATQSLIMASRACAALEGRDFVTPDDIKAMALPVLEHRLILRPEFEIEGLTVPEVIQQIMQQIAVPR, from the coding sequence ATGAACCTGGAGAGATTGAAGGAGGTGCTGGGGCAGGCCCGGCATGAAACGGGCAAAGTCATCATCGGCCAGCACCAAGTGATCGACCGGGCGTTGATAGCCATCCTGACCGGCAACCACGCGCTCATTGAAGGAGTCCCGGGCGTGGCCAAGACCCTCCTGGTGCGGACCCTGGCCCATGTGCTGGGGTGTGATTTTGCTCGCATCCAGTTTACACCCGACCTGATGCCTTCGGACATTACCGGGACCAACGTGTTCAACCTGCAGCGCAACGAGTTCTTGCTCATTAAAGGGCCGATCTTCACCTCGTTTCTTTTAGCTGACGAAATCAATCGGGCGCCGGCCAAAACGCAATCGGCGTTGTTGCAGGCGATGCAGGAGCGCCTGGTGACCATTGATCGCATGACGCATGCGCTTCCATCGAGCTTCACCGTGTTCGCCACACAGAACCCGATTGAATATGAAGGAACCTATCCCCTTCCCGAAGCGCAAAAAGACCGGTTCATGCTCAAGATAACCATGACCGCGCCCGAGCGCGCCGAAGAGCTGACTTTAGCCCAGCGCACGATGACCCGTGAAACCCCGGAAACGGTGCTGACCAATGGCGCCGTGCAAGCGGTCATCCAGAGCGAAGAACTGCCGGTCTTGCGCGAGCAACTGGGCGCGATCGTGGTGCGAGAGGATTTGATGGGTTACCTGGTGGATATCGTGCGGGCGACGCGGCAGCACGAGAGCGTGCTGGTCGGGGCTGGGCCACGCGCCACCCAATCCTTGATTATGGCCTCACGCGCTTGCGCCGCCCTGGAGGGGCGCGATTTTGTTACCCCTGACGATATCAAGGCCATGGCGCTTCCCGTGCTGGAGCATCGCCTCATCCTGCGGCCCGAGTTCGAGATCGAGGGCTTGACCGTGCCCGAGGTCATTCAACAAATCATGCAGCAAATCGCTGTGCCCAGATAA
- a CDS encoding rhomboid family protein: MPNLTQQRCLNHAEREAVARCPECAQYFCRECVTEHDERVLCAACLRRLARQPLTQGRGFAGVIRFIQCLLGLLLAWFFFYLVGESLLAVPDSFHEGTLWQSQWLDNP, translated from the coding sequence ATGCCAAATCTGACGCAACAACGGTGCCTGAACCATGCCGAGCGCGAAGCGGTCGCGCGCTGTCCAGAGTGCGCCCAATATTTCTGCCGCGAATGCGTGACGGAGCATGATGAGCGGGTGCTTTGCGCGGCTTGCCTGAGGCGCTTGGCGCGCCAGCCCTTGACCCAAGGCCGCGGCTTTGCCGGGGTCATACGGTTCATTCAATGCCTTCTGGGTTTGTTGCTGGCGTGGTTCTTTTTTTATCTGGTTGGAGAGAGTCTGCTGGCGGTGCCGGATTCCTTTCATGAAGGCACGCTTTGGCAAAGCCAATGGCTGGACAACCCATGA
- a CDS encoding DUF58 domain-containing protein, with protein sequence MIVPDNRLLFWTGFVVLPFSVLGALEPAAALVSWCAIGTLAVLVLADAALTGRSLAGISVQLPPLARMSKDRKTRIEVRIGNESKKAATLRLALGWPREFHAPVEDLFVQLPAGTEWSRTYWECLPLKRGQYRLETARVEIRSPLGFWAVRKVLPAKAEIRVYPNLLFERKNLAALFLHRGAFGLHAQRQVGKGREFEKLREYLPGDSFDEIHWKATAKHGRPITKVFQIERTQEVYVVLDASRLSARATNNSTLEKRERGNGPELHAASGSAIVEPLPSTTALERFVTATLVLGLAAQQQGDLFGLLAFSDKVEKFLRAQNGQAHYGACREALYALAPRSVSPDFDEVCSFVRLRLRRRALVIFLTALDDPVLASSFVRNMDLIRRQHLVVVNMLQTPGVAPAFSNAEVEFVDDLYEQLGGHLLWQNLRELEKVLNRRGVRFSLLPDERLSVELVSQYLNVKRRQAL encoded by the coding sequence GTGATCGTTCCCGATAATCGTCTTCTTTTTTGGACCGGCTTCGTCGTGCTGCCGTTTTCGGTTCTTGGCGCGCTCGAACCGGCGGCGGCGCTAGTTTCCTGGTGCGCCATTGGGACGCTGGCGGTCTTGGTTTTGGCAGACGCGGCGCTCACGGGGCGCAGCCTGGCAGGCATCAGTGTGCAGTTGCCGCCTCTTGCCCGAATGTCCAAGGACCGCAAGACCCGGATCGAGGTGCGGATAGGAAATGAATCGAAAAAGGCTGCGACCCTGCGCCTGGCTTTGGGCTGGCCGCGCGAGTTCCACGCCCCGGTCGAAGATCTCTTTGTGCAATTGCCGGCGGGAACCGAGTGGTCGCGCACGTATTGGGAATGTCTGCCGCTCAAACGCGGCCAGTACCGGCTCGAGACGGCGCGTGTGGAAATCCGCTCGCCTTTAGGATTCTGGGCCGTTCGCAAGGTTCTGCCGGCAAAAGCAGAAATCCGTGTTTATCCCAACCTGCTTTTCGAGCGCAAGAATCTGGCGGCGCTCTTTCTGCATCGGGGCGCATTCGGCCTGCATGCGCAGCGGCAGGTGGGAAAAGGGCGCGAGTTCGAGAAACTCCGGGAATATCTGCCAGGCGACAGTTTTGATGAGATTCATTGGAAGGCGACGGCAAAGCATGGGCGCCCGATTACCAAGGTGTTTCAAATCGAACGAACGCAGGAGGTGTATGTCGTGTTGGACGCCTCGCGCCTTTCGGCTCGCGCAACGAACAACTCCACGCTCGAAAAACGCGAGCGTGGAAATGGACCCGAGCTTCATGCCGCCTCGGGTTCGGCGATTGTTGAACCGCTGCCTTCGACGACCGCTCTCGAGCGGTTCGTCACGGCCACCCTGGTCCTCGGGTTGGCCGCGCAGCAGCAGGGCGATTTGTTTGGGCTGCTTGCTTTCAGCGATAAGGTCGAGAAATTCCTGCGCGCTCAAAATGGCCAAGCCCATTACGGCGCCTGCCGCGAAGCCCTCTATGCGCTCGCACCCCGCAGCGTCTCACCCGATTTCGACGAAGTCTGCAGTTTTGTCCGGCTGCGCCTGCGCCGGCGCGCCCTGGTTATCTTTTTGACCGCCCTGGACGACCCGGTCCTGGCGTCGAGTTTTGTCCGCAACATGGACCTGATTCGCCGCCAACATTTGGTTGTCGTCAATATGCTTCAGACGCCGGGCGTGGCGCCTGCATTTTCCAACGCGGAGGTGGAATTTGTTGATGATCTATATGAACAGTTGGGCGGTCATTTGCTCTGGCAGAACCTGCGTGAGTTGGAGAAAGTCCTGAATCGGCGCGGGGTGCGTTTTTCACTGCTACCGGACGAGCGGCTAAGCGTGGAACTGGTCAGCCAGTACCTGAACGTCAAACGGAGGCAGGCCCTGTGA